A single region of the Oncorhynchus kisutch isolate 150728-3 linkage group LG30, Okis_V2, whole genome shotgun sequence genome encodes:
- the LOC109875387 gene encoding transmembrane protein 125-like has translation MAEMEEFSPMSSRRTPRRTPRVLRLDPALLQRRVLEDQVELWWFREPRRSLLCYCISVCLVLGLGLGGVGLLSTTTSLSGEWRLGVGTMLCLLALAVLLKQLLSSAVQDMNCVHSRRRIELMKSGGRADPVVIIFIGMALALCGGVLLYMSLASGHHGPGQRHRDMFLSGVVLLWVGGTTGLAVAGYLLVVHLQQRRERRMLQRRRRGGRGLRGRAVRVFTVSSSRTSLI, from the coding sequence ATGGCTGAGATGGAGGAGTTCTCCCCCATGTCCTCGCGGCGCACCCCACGCCGCACCCCCCGTGTGCTGCGCCTGGACCCGGCCCTGCTCCAGCGGCGCGTGTTGGAGGACCAGGTGGAACTGTGGTGGTTCCGCGAGCCGCGGCGCTCCCTGCTCTgctactgcatctcagtgtgcCTCGTCCTGGGCTTGGGGCTGGGCGGCGTAGgcctcctctccaccaccaccagcctgtcCGGGGAGTGGCGCCTAGGAGTGGGCACCATGCTCTGCCTCCTAGCTCTGGCTGTCCTCCTCAAACAGCTCCTAAGCTCCGCCGTCCAGGATATGAATTGCGTTCACAGCCGGAGGCGGATAGAGTTAATGAAGAGCGGTGGGCGGGCGGACCCGGTGGTCATCATTTTCATCGGGATGGCTTTGGCACTCTGCGGAGGGGTCCTACTCTACATGTCGCTGGCCAGCGGGCACCATGGGCCCGGGCAGCGCCACAGGGATATGTTCCTGTCCGGGGTGGTGCTACTGTGGGTAGGGGGCACCACCGGGTTGGCGGTGGCTGGGTACTTGCTGGTAGTGCACCtccagcagaggagagagaggaggatgttgcagaggcggaggaggggagggagagggttacGGGGCAGGGCAGTCAGGGTGTTTACGGTCTCCTCTAGTAGAACTAGCCTCATCTGA